Genomic segment of Oncorhynchus tshawytscha isolate Ot180627B linkage group LG13, Otsh_v2.0, whole genome shotgun sequence:
GCCTAGACTTtctctgatgctctctctctctctctcattctagtTTGCAGTCTTTTATCCTAGGGAGAAAGGCCATTGATAGACGTTGGCAAACTTTACCCACAAAGTGATTCAATTCAAGTCGCAACATGGACCCATAGAAATCAAAGGGAAATACATTTGACAACAGTCATGCTGCCTCAATGACAGGACATAGCCCGTCTTACATAATCTCAAGTAATAATGAACTTCAAGTTTTATAAAGAGGAATGTTAAAGAGATATAACCATATATACGCTGCTCTATTCATTTGTACATTATAAGACTTGTGACACAAGTAAAGACCTCTGACTTTCAGCATCAAGGAATGCTGAGAGAGAAATGGCATTAGCCAGCTCTTCCTTACTCAATTACAGTAGCCAACACCATATGCAGAACTGCCTGAGGTTCGGACCTTATTAGGGCCAGCTGGCCATTCAGTGTATCTTCACTGTTATTGTGGAGGAAAGAGTACTTTTCAAGggtctgtttttgttttatttgtaaACACTTGGGTATCCACACATACTTCATATAATGAATCAGAGTAAATAGTCATGTAGAACTAAAATATGTGCACACTAGTATGCTCCCAAATGCTCGGTCTTATACGGACAACATTTTGACTGGTAACTGTTTTTTCTTTAGGACAGCCTTTTCACCAAATACATCTGCATATAAAAACTTAAAGAATGACAACACTATTTTCAGCATCCTTGTAGGGACCATCAACTTTTCTTTGGCAACTGTCATACAACACATTGCAGCCCAACATTCTTCACAGATCAGCTCTTCATGAAGACCTGTGGCTGGTGATGTTGGTTGGTAGTTGTGGTTCCGTTTCAAGGCATTAGCGACACCCCAACTGTATTTTTTtggtagtgcatcagcagttttcctcttatGTGGTGTCCTGCAGCAAAATCTCGCTTAGAGCCCCCAAAATGCTGTTGTTAGGTAGTTGTTAGCCTCCCCATGCAGGATTATTGTGTCTCTCCATCAGGTGCTTTGCTGTGAACTGGGCGACCATGACGCTTTAACAACATGATTTCCATACACAGCCTTCGGAGAAGCACTGAGGCATAGCCCTGGTCCACATAGGGAAGTCTTGGTATGGGCAAATTGCATTCAAATCCAACCCTCAAAATTTGCTTACCTTCCAGCCAACACAGCTTAAATGCAAACAAAAGAGAGCTTGTCCTCCTTTTTAacccttggtgtgtgtgtgtgtgtgtgtgtgtgtgtgtgtgtgtgtgtgtgtgtgtgtgtgtgtgtgtctctctctttttttatccCTGTaagtgtacagtatatctcccttTCTAACCCACATACAAACATTTTTACTATACATTCTAATAAGCTTGCTATAAATGTAATGCAAAAAGTGTCTTCAATAACCATAGACAGAATGGAGACTTGTCCTTTCTATATTTTACTTCAGACTCCACGGTACCCAAGAGGATAATAAAGCCATTAAGAAGTGTATTAAACCCCATAATGAATAATTTAACTGACTTCTGCATTATAAGCTCTTCGTAATGCTATCATAAACGTGACACAATGCCTGCTATAAAAGTGCATGGTGATTAATGTTTTTCAGTCTGTAATGATAATGATCATGACctgatctgtttttttttatttcatagaATGTCACTGTATACATTGTTACTGTCCATGTTATGTGTTCACATCAAACATGAAAAATGCCAGCACTCACTTGGGTCACACTTTTTttagatagtccatctgtagctGCTCTACACATTGTAATACTATCAACACACTATATACTGATAAGCAACTGTGTGCTAAGGTTGCATTTAGGTTTAGGTGtaaggtttagaataaggctaagggttaaggttagagttacggtaagggttacggttagggttaggttaagggtaaaGGTTTAaaattagggtaagggttagggttagggttaaggttagggtcagggttagggttagggtaaggtttaaaataagggttaaggttagggttagggtaagggttaaggttagggttaggttaaggtttaaAATAAGGGtaatggataaggttagggttagggtacgggctaatgttagggttaaggttagggttagggtaaggtatagaataagggtaagggttaaggttagggttagggttagggtaaggtttagaataagggtaagggttaaggttagggttagggttagggtaaggcttagaataagggtaagagttcaggttagggttaggtttagggttagggttaggataagggttaggtttagaagaTTTCTTtttaaatgttactgatagtctgtacactcttagaaaaaaggattCCGAAAGTTTTTTTTTGCAGAGGGATAGGGTACTACCAAGAACAATTTTCATCTGAAGAATCCTTTTTGGAAGACAAGGGGTTCTTTATAAGGCACAGGGTTGTACCTAGAACCTTTTTCATGCTAATAACAATGTTATTTGATGATTCTTTAGAAGGAAAGAAGGATTTttgttccacatagaaccattCTGAATTATTTTTTCATTCTTTAAATAGTGACTGAGCATTAATCTTTACCTCAATGTTTAAACTTGAACATCATTGTGATGtattggaggaatgggccaaaataccagcaacagtgtgtgaaaaccttgtgaagacttacagaaaacatttgacctctgtcattgccaacaaagggtatatagcaaagtattgagataaacttttgttattgaccaaatacttattttccaccataatttgcaaataatttcattcaaaatcctacaatgtgattttctggattcttttttcattttgtctgtcatatttgaagtgtacctatgatgaaaattacaggcctctctcatctttttaagtgggagaacttgcacaattggtggctgactaaatacacttttttgccccactgtatctggggTACTGCAGATCCTCCAGAACCCTTCACACGGCTATcattctataaggaaataaatgatgaagtgcAACACGAGAGATCAGTGTTCattcatgtctatcagagcagagagggagagagatcatagaaaGTAAATCTCGTTCCAGTTCTGTGAGAGACACAATCATGCGTTGGTCTCAAACATAGGTTACAATGTTGCGTAAACCATTAACCCTGGCCGGCCCAACCAGTAGGATAACTAACAAAGAATCAACTCGAGGTAGCTTTTATTCAAATTTTTACATTGCAAAAAGTGCCATGAGAGGTGCCGGATCTGGCCAAATAGGTCCCAGAACAAAACAGTCTAAAAATTAGAGGTGCCAGATCCTGTTCCGGCAGGATCCAGCACAAATTAAGCActgatttgactgagttacagttcatataaggaaatcagtaaattgaaataaataaattaggccttaatctatggatttcacatgactgggaatacagatatcaatctgttggtcacagatacccttAAGAAAAAGTAGGGGCATGGATAATTAAAACAATcactatctggtgtgaccaccatttgcctcatgcagcgtgataCATCTCttttgagttgatcaggctgttgactgtggcctgtggaatgttgtcccactcctcttcaatggatgtgtgaagttgctggatattggcgggaacacgCTTTCGTACATGTCtattcagagcatcccaaacatgttcaatgggtgacatgtcttgtgagtatgcaggacatggaagaactgcgacattttcagcttccaggaattgtgtacagatccttgcgacctggggctgtgcattatcattctgaaacatgaggtgatggtggcggatgaatggcacgacaatgatctcgtcatggtatctctgtgtattcTAATTGCCATCGATACAATTCAATTCtattcgttgtccatagcttatgcctgccaataccataaccccatgGGACATaattccaaattctctaaaatgacgttggaggcagcttatggtagagaaattaacataatatcttctggcaacagctctggtggacattcctgtagtcagcatacCCATACATAGTCTACAAGGACAAACCAAAGAACCCTATATAGTTATACTTAGCACATTTTTTCATAAGTGTAGGTAGTCTGTAGTGCATCTACAGATGAACTATCCATATAAATTGTTACCCTCACTTGGATGTGCGTAGCATTTCTTGAAGCTTTGTTTGAATTTTCTTTATATATCGGCTTGTGCCTTCCTCACCGCGTGTGTGGTGGCATGTTATGTGTTACCAGAATCAGACCTGTTTTTATAATGCCATGGATCCAGGCTTTAATGTTTTTCTGTTCTTTCATTTTTAGGGAGGAACATCCAGTCAATCGTCATTTGTCCAAATGCCAGGTGAGAAAAATCTCTGGGTAAATTATGTAATTATTGATGAGTCCCACTGACCTATCAACTCTGCCAATAGTGTTTGAGGTAAGGGAAGGACAGTATTATAGACAAAAACGTTCAAATGTCACATTCAATAGCAAAGTTCTGAAAAAGTGGAATAAAACTCAAGGCACAAGATTTTCAAGTAGCCACCAGAGCTTTGAATGTGTACTCCACACTTATAATGTATGCTTTGTTCTGATAGCTACTGCCCACTGGAAACATTTTCCTGCAGGTATAAGGCTTTATTACTTATTAGTTCTAAGCATTTATGAGCCTTCATAAGATTTATAATATGTTATGTCTCTCAATGTAGGACATGTTTTACTGGCTCAAAAAtgttgttatttagtcaggatTTTATGAGATTATAAAATCACAATATAAGGGCGTCATATATATATTTAGGAGAAATCTTACAATGATTAAAAACATTATAATGCATTGTACCTGGGCGGCGGGTCACCGAGATGGGGCGGAGGGTTGCCTAGATGGGGCGGAGGGTTGCCCAGATGGGGCGAAGGTTTGTCTAGATGGGACCTGCTAGATATGACAGCAGGtcgcctagcggttagagcgttgggacaataactgaaaggttgcttgtTCTAATCCCCGACCTGGAAAGGTGAAAAAATCTgatgttctgcccttgagcaaggcagtaaaCCCCCACAACTGTTCCCCTGGGGCTGAACATTTTAATTTAGTCAGcccccagcacctctctgatACTGAGGGGTTAggctaaatgcggaagacacatttccattgaatgcattcagttgagcAACTGAGTAGGTATCCTTCTACCTGCAGGCTGTAAGTAAAGTGTACAAACCATTCATATACACTACCTGtcaaaagatttagaacacctaatcattcaagggtttttctttattttcactataatagtgaagaaatcaaaactatgaaataacatatatggaatcatgtagtaaccaaaaaagtgttaaactatattttatatttgaggttcttcaaatagccatcctttgcattgatgacagctttgcacactcttggcattctctcaactagcttcatgaggtagtcacctggaatgcatttcaattaactggtgtgccatgttaaaagttaatttgtggaatttatttcttccttaatgcatttgagtcaatcagttgtattgtgacaaggtagtggggtatacagaagatagccctatttggtaaaagaccaattccatattatggcaaggacagctcaaataagcaaagagaaacatcagtccattattactttaagagatgcaggtcagtcaatagggaacatTTCAGGAACTTtgtaagtttcttcaagtgccgtcgcaaaaaccatcaagtgctatgatgaaactggctctcatgaggaccaccacaggaatggaagacccagagttacctctgctgcagaggataagttcattagaattaccaacctcagaaattgcagcccaaataaatgcttcacagagttcaagtaacagacacatctcaacatcaactgttcagtggagactttgtgaatcaggccttcatggttgaattgctgcagagAAGCCATTACCAAAGGACatcaataaaaagaagagacttgcttgggccaagaaacataagcaatgggcattagaccagtggaaatttgtcctttggtctggagtccaaatttgagatttttggttccagctgCCGTGTCTATGTGAgacacggtgtgggtgaacggatgatctctgcatgtgtatttcccaccgcaaagcatggagaaggaggtgttatggtgtgggggtgctttgctggtgacactgtctgtgatttatttagaattcaaggcacacttaaccagcatggcttccacagcattctgcagcgatacgccatcccatctggtttgcacttagtggaactatcatctgtttttcaacaggacaatgacccaacacacctccaggctgtgtaagggttatttgaccaagaaggagagtgatggagtgctgcatcagatgacctggcctccaaaatccccgacctcaaccaaattgagatggtttggtatgagtcgaaccgcagaatgaaggaaaagcagccaacaggtgctcagcatatgtggaaactccttcatgACTataggaaaagcattccagttgaagctggttgagagaatgccaagagtgtgcaaagttgtcatcaagggaaagtgtggctatttgaagaatgtgtGCTATTTCATaatttttatgtcttcactattattctacaatgtaaaaataaagaaaaacccttgaatgagtaggtgtctaaaaAATGtcaccggtagtgtatatatatttttccatttAGAatacacttttatccaaagcaacttacagtagtgtgtgcatacattttggGTGGCCCCAGCCCAAATCACACCCCACGATCCTGAAGTtgcaagctccatgctctaccaaccgaGCCACACAGAACCACTTGTTACTAATGTTTTCTACCTGGTTCCCTTTACAACAGGGTCTCACATGATCCCTGGCTACTACAGCATGAGGCGACCCTTCATCTCTGACTCGGACTTCTCCCCCAAGCAGTTTTCAGCCGATGTCTACTCCTCATCCCTTGGGGGCAAGCCTCTGGGTTGTGATTCATCAGCCATGTCGGGATACTCCTCCTTCATAGACAGCTACTACCAGGAAACGTTCGGAGACTACCGCAGTGCAGCCTTCTCCACCGGAGGGAGCTCCATCTTCCCCAGCTCCGCCCTGTCCAGTCTGCTACCACCTTTCTCCGGAGAGTCCCCTCACTTCCTCCTGGTAAGGCACACTATCAGTGGTTAGTGCCGGTAATAGAATGGGACTGTTGAGATATGGCTTCACATTATGGGCCTGTTTCTTAAATATGGTTTCAATTCTAGTCCTGGACTACGAAGTGAGTTCAAGGCTAGACTAAATGCAGGAAACAGGCCCtatgtgtatttgtgttttatGTGATGTGAGATGGTGCAAAGCATGTTAATAGCGCTAGAGGCTGGAGCGCGTAGGGTACATCCAAATGAGCACATATTTCACACAAGCATGAaggaaaaaataaatcaaattccACAAGTGAAAGTGTTTTCCTATGTTACTGATTGCAGTTCGAACCCAGATCTGTGAGCTACACAAGGCTTTGTTAGCCCACTGAGATAAAGCCTAGACATTAGCTCAGGGAGCCAACACGTCTTCAGCAAGGTTAATTTTATTTGAtatttaactaggccagtcagttaagaacaaattcgtatttacaatgacagcctacaccggccaaacctagacgacgctgggccaattgtgcgccgcctatgggactcccaatcatggctggttgtgatacagggtgtctgtagtaatgcctctagcactgagatgcagtgccttagaccactgcgccactcgggagccaatcATCACACTCGCGTGGTTCCAACCCAACTCCTTTACACATACATTTTAGGATATTCCGCAATCTGCAAAACCaacaaaaaatacacatttttccatcatctctaacacatctctatccttCCCCCTGTCTGTTTCTCCTGCAGAGAGATTCATGGGAGCAGTCAGTGGCAGACCCAGTGACCCAGGGAGAGGGCTTGTGTGCAGACAGCCTGAACTCTGTTCCAGTCTCTCTGCCCAGCCCCGACCCTCCTGGGAGCCCCTCACAGTACCGCTGCTCCACCCGCAGCTCCTCCATGACCTCGGCACAGCCCTATGCCCTTCACCCTCTGGAAGAAGTACACTATCACACTTCTTACCCTGCTGTCTCCACTTTCACATGTCCTTCCTATATGACTGTCTCCAACGACCTAGCCTCCAAGATGGCCCCTCTAGCTAATGAGGACTCTGACAGTACCCTCGCCACACATAGTGACACTCACACGTGGGTGAAAGAAGATGTCGGAAGCTCTTGGTCACC
This window contains:
- the LOC112265405 gene encoding uncharacterized protein C11orf53 homolog, with the protein product METEYSKRAYQGVRVKHTVKDLLAEKRQRQTNGPRYSGGTSSQSSFVQMPGSHMIPGYYSMRRPFISDSDFSPKQFSADVYSSSLGGKPLGCDSSAMSGYSSFIDSYYQETFGDYRSAAFSTGGSSIFPSSALSSLLPPFSGESPHFLLRDSWEQSVADPVTQGEGLCADSLNSVPVSLPSPDPPGSPSQYRCSTRSSSMTSAQPYALHPLEEVHYHTSYPAVSTFTCPSYMTVSNDLASKMAPLANEDSDSTLATHSDTHTWVKEDVGSSWSPYEIRRTY